A region from the Methylocella sp. genome encodes:
- a CDS encoding glycosyltransferase family 4 protein produces MKIVFICDFFLSSGGAAKIGLDLVQMLTAQNIPVKIFVGGSYDGDSTVPVVSLGQKGLLHADPKTRIFRGLFNATAHAELVKLIDNDDTPDTIYIVNSWFQILSPSIFAALNRVAKRVLVYAHDFFIACPNGGYFDFTREEPCDRIPLSMSCLVTQCDKRNYLQKIWRSGVSAMRRLTWNIERNGSRVVAVHEGMVDYLTKAGIAEKSISVVRNPSTPFTALPVKAECNREILYVGTLTEQKGFDVLIEALRERPWTANIFGEGDISVPADPHLIGHDFQPHDIIADAAARSRLFIMPSRQRETFGLAALEALGSGIPVIVSKQALLAADIKTHRCGLVLPAVDKSSVLKALDELFADDGRAAEFSRRAAGAHASISPSYQDWMKQILDVCASMLK; encoded by the coding sequence ATGAAGATAGTTTTCATTTGTGATTTCTTTTTGTCATCGGGCGGCGCCGCGAAGATCGGCTTGGATCTCGTTCAGATGCTCACGGCGCAGAACATCCCGGTTAAAATTTTCGTCGGAGGATCCTATGATGGCGATTCAACCGTTCCAGTCGTTTCATTGGGGCAAAAGGGACTTCTTCACGCCGATCCCAAGACACGCATTTTCCGTGGGTTGTTTAATGCCACGGCGCATGCTGAGCTGGTCAAACTCATCGATAACGATGACACCCCCGACACGATCTACATCGTCAATTCCTGGTTTCAAATCCTTTCCCCTTCCATTTTTGCGGCGCTGAACCGGGTCGCAAAACGCGTTCTGGTTTACGCCCATGACTTTTTTATCGCCTGCCCAAATGGCGGCTATTTCGATTTCACTCGCGAAGAACCATGCGACCGCATCCCGCTTTCCATGTCATGTCTCGTCACCCAATGCGACAAACGGAACTACTTGCAAAAGATCTGGCGATCGGGCGTGTCGGCGATGCGGCGATTGACCTGGAACATCGAGCGCAACGGTTCAAGGGTCGTTGCCGTTCACGAGGGTATGGTCGACTATCTGACCAAAGCGGGAATAGCTGAGAAATCCATCAGCGTTGTTCGCAATCCATCGACGCCCTTCACGGCGCTCCCGGTTAAGGCCGAGTGTAATCGCGAGATCCTCTATGTCGGAACGCTGACGGAGCAGAAAGGCTTTGACGTGCTGATCGAGGCTCTACGCGAGCGGCCATGGACCGCGAATATCTTCGGCGAAGGCGACATAAGCGTTCCAGCAGACCCACATCTGATTGGGCACGATTTCCAACCTCACGACATAATTGCTGACGCCGCAGCAAGATCTCGCCTATTCATTATGCCGTCGAGACAGCGTGAAACCTTCGGGCTGGCGGCTTTGGAGGCGTTGGGCTCCGGCATTCCTGTCATCGTAAGCAAGCAAGCTCTATTGGCTGCGGACATCAAAACCCACCGGTGCGGGCTTGTCTTGCCGGCGGTGGATAAGAGCAGCGTTCTCAAAGCTCTCGATGAATTGTTTGCCGACGACGGCCGCGCTGCGGAATTCAGCCGCCGGGCGGCAGGTGCGCACGCTTCGATTTCCCCATCATATCAGGATTGGATGAAGCAGATTTTGGACGTCTGTGCATCGATGCTGAAATAA
- a CDS encoding cupin-like domain-containing protein, with protein MAEQSIFTGLEENQTRQLWERQPVCIGHQLHHSHLFTRDALAALIDGYPRKDYALIHMGAQDGGRRYWREGDLNGLSGKEVIEAISQGRLWLNLRRTSEVDSRYRALLKSVFDELHERMPNFVSYGERCGILISSPNAHVYYHADLPGQMLFQIAGRKRAYLYPPQKPFLSPEDLEQIAISGLELDMSYADWYDDYARIYELEPGQMMFWPLNAPHRIENHDCLNISMTVEFFSDVIRRTNVVNLANGVLRRRFGLRPRSRAIAGPVFWAKAVVWAASRKTSWLAKQKAPHRQIEFGLDRTALGTVRHIASPGLHTDG; from the coding sequence ATGGCTGAACAGTCGATTTTTACCGGTTTAGAGGAGAATCAGACCCGGCAGCTATGGGAGCGCCAGCCGGTGTGCATCGGTCATCAGCTCCATCATTCGCATTTGTTTACGCGCGACGCGCTGGCGGCGCTTATCGACGGCTATCCCCGCAAGGACTATGCCCTGATCCACATGGGCGCACAGGACGGCGGCCGGCGCTATTGGCGCGAAGGCGATCTAAATGGGTTGTCCGGAAAGGAGGTCATCGAGGCGATCTCGCAAGGGCGTTTGTGGCTAAATCTTCGAAGAACGAGCGAGGTCGACAGTCGTTATCGCGCGCTGCTCAAATCGGTTTTTGACGAGCTGCATGAGCGCATGCCGAACTTCGTCAGCTATGGCGAGCGGTGCGGAATCCTGATCTCTTCGCCGAATGCGCATGTCTACTACCATGCCGATCTTCCAGGCCAAATGCTGTTCCAAATTGCTGGCCGCAAGCGAGCATATCTTTATCCGCCGCAAAAGCCGTTCCTGTCGCCTGAAGACCTTGAGCAAATCGCCATCTCGGGGCTTGAACTCGATATGTCTTATGCCGATTGGTACGATGATTACGCTCGGATCTATGAGCTCGAGCCGGGGCAGATGATGTTCTGGCCTTTGAATGCGCCGCACCGAATCGAAAATCATGATTGCCTCAACATATCGATGACGGTCGAATTTTTTTCGGACGTCATTCGCCGCACCAACGTCGTCAATCTTGCAAACGGGGTTTTGCGCCGCCGGTTCGGCCTGCGGCCACGAAGCCGCGCCATTGCCGGACCTGTTTTCTGGGCTAAGGCTGTAGTGTGGGCCGCTTCTCGCAAGACATCCTGGCTCGCGAAGCAAAAAGCGCCCCATAGGCAGATCGAGTTCGGGCTTGACCGGACAGCTCTGGGGACGGTGCGCCACATCGCGTCTCCAGGATTACACACAGATGGCTGA
- a CDS encoding glycosyltransferase family 2 protein, with amino-acid sequence MPPHVSLALPVYNGEKFIEDAIHSILCQDYRDFELIITDNASTDRTEAICRDFAASDRRVKYVRNDRNLGAGPNHNLGFELSSGDYFKWCACDDNLSSNFVGACVAALDENQETALAYGATQCIDEQGLPIPLIGRMMPDLKDLGPSGRFRKIVAEKGTCFEIFGLFRRDVLKKTTLQQPYYGTDHAILAETSLLGPIVRVPGIVFYNRDHSSRSINLDKKERILWQNADAKPNHSLEHITLLKHLIGICIRQRQVVSPVKTLVPLLAWALSPVQISRYALELIGLGSPSAQYWLRGTGLRVLRVLNIQLE; translated from the coding sequence ATGCCTCCTCACGTCTCGTTAGCGCTTCCGGTCTATAACGGAGAGAAGTTTATTGAAGACGCAATCCACTCGATCCTCTGTCAGGACTACCGGGACTTCGAGCTTATCATTACAGATAACGCCTCAACTGACCGGACCGAGGCGATATGCCGTGACTTCGCCGCCTCGGACAGGCGCGTGAAATATGTCCGGAACGACCGCAATCTTGGCGCGGGTCCTAATCACAATTTGGGCTTTGAGCTGAGTTCGGGGGATTATTTCAAATGGTGCGCTTGCGACGATAATTTGAGCTCCAACTTTGTCGGCGCCTGCGTTGCGGCCTTGGATGAGAATCAAGAAACGGCGCTGGCCTATGGCGCAACGCAGTGCATCGATGAACAAGGCCTCCCCATCCCATTGATCGGAAGGATGATGCCGGACCTCAAGGATTTAGGACCGTCCGGCCGATTCAGAAAGATCGTCGCCGAGAAGGGCACCTGCTTTGAAATATTCGGTCTTTTTCGGAGAGATGTTTTAAAAAAGACGACGTTGCAGCAGCCATATTATGGGACCGATCACGCCATTCTCGCGGAGACTTCTTTGCTCGGGCCCATTGTACGTGTTCCGGGCATCGTTTTCTACAACAGGGACCATTCCTCAAGGTCAATCAATCTCGATAAGAAAGAGCGCATTCTCTGGCAGAATGCCGACGCCAAGCCCAATCACTCTTTGGAGCACATCACCCTTTTGAAACATTTGATCGGAATTTGCATCCGGCAAAGACAAGTCGTTTCCCCCGTGAAAACGCTGGTTCCGCTTCTCGCGTGGGCGCTGAGTCCAGTTCAAATATCGCGATATGCGCTGGAGTTGATCGGCCTCGGCTCGCCCTCCGCACAGTATTGGCTGCGCGGGACAGGCTTGCGGGTTCTACGCGTTCTGAACATCCAACTCGAATAG
- a CDS encoding TetR/AcrR family transcriptional regulator: MSRYEKGHKEETRRRVVEIAAGRFRSNGIDSVGVASLMADAGLTHGGFYAHFPSKEALIKEALAFALDSAGRQDSDEESASPFDLRSFIEAYLSPEQRDRPADGCTLAALAPEIVRRPKSTRAALSKETQRFIARIASGLPASASPESNIAIAYGVFAQMLGCLQLSRIVTDKKISNSLLSIGRTNALLIAGLASAKGVGSKESAGKAGKH, translated from the coding sequence ATGTCGAGATATGAAAAAGGCCACAAGGAAGAGACGCGCCGGCGCGTCGTGGAAATTGCGGCTGGGCGCTTCAGAAGCAATGGAATCGACAGCGTCGGCGTCGCCTCTCTCATGGCCGACGCGGGGCTGACGCACGGCGGCTTTTACGCGCACTTTCCGTCGAAAGAGGCCTTGATCAAGGAAGCCTTGGCATTCGCTCTCGACTCGGCGGGGCGCCAAGACTCCGATGAGGAATCGGCGTCCCCGTTTGATCTCCGATCCTTCATCGAAGCCTACCTCTCCCCCGAACAACGGGATAGACCGGCGGATGGATGCACGCTGGCCGCGTTAGCCCCCGAAATCGTCCGGCGTCCAAAATCGACGCGCGCCGCCTTAAGCAAGGAAACGCAGCGCTTCATTGCGCGCATCGCATCTGGATTGCCTGCAAGCGCATCGCCTGAGTCGAATATTGCGATTGCTTATGGCGTCTTCGCGCAGATGCTAGGATGTCTCCAGCTTTCCCGCATCGTGACGGACAAAAAGATATCGAATTCCCTGCTAAGCATAGGCCGGACGAACGCCTTGCTGATCGCAGGTTTGGCTTCGGCGAAGGGCGTCGGGTCCAAAGAAAGCGCCGGGAAAGCCGGAAAGCATTAA
- a CDS encoding glycosyltransferase, giving the protein MPPSKIAVGIATAGRRAILRETLRELSHQTRLPNCVFVCPATAEDCDETQAPELPYPLLVVKGARGSSAQRNAILDAVGDFSVMVFFDDDFLAYPSYLAELELCFAAQPSVAAITGCVIADGIVGPGLDAAAARAALASFKSSPHLRPLKDEYNAYGCNMAVRLAPVHQHGLRFDENLPLYGWLEDVDFCRQLRPYGRIVKNWRMIGVHLGNKRGRTSGVRIGYSQIANPVYLWRKGTFRLDLALRQMARNLLANFSKLTRPEPWVDRWGRVRGNALAFSDLARGRLHPTRILDLD; this is encoded by the coding sequence GTGCCTCCATCCAAAATCGCGGTGGGAATTGCGACGGCGGGCCGTCGCGCCATTTTGCGAGAAACCTTGCGCGAACTTTCGCATCAAACGCGGCTGCCCAATTGCGTCTTCGTCTGCCCGGCTACCGCAGAAGATTGCGATGAAACGCAGGCCCCTGAACTGCCCTATCCGCTTCTCGTCGTTAAGGGCGCTCGCGGATCGTCCGCCCAGCGAAATGCTATCCTTGATGCGGTAGGCGACTTCTCCGTTATGGTGTTTTTCGACGATGATTTCTTAGCCTACCCTTCTTATCTGGCCGAACTCGAGCTCTGTTTTGCCGCGCAGCCGTCGGTCGCGGCGATAACGGGGTGCGTGATCGCCGACGGCATCGTTGGACCGGGGCTGGATGCCGCTGCGGCGCGCGCTGCGCTGGCTTCGTTTAAATCCTCTCCGCACCTTCGACCGCTCAAGGACGAGTACAATGCCTATGGTTGCAACATGGCCGTGCGCCTTGCCCCCGTTCACCAGCATGGCTTGCGCTTCGACGAGAATCTGCCGCTCTACGGCTGGCTCGAAGATGTGGATTTCTGCCGACAGCTGAGGCCTTATGGCCGCATCGTCAAAAATTGGCGAATGATTGGAGTTCATCTCGGCAACAAACGCGGTCGCACTTCGGGGGTCCGCATTGGCTATTCACAGATCGCCAATCCCGTTTATCTTTGGCGCAAGGGCACGTTCCGTCTCGATCTCGCCTTGCGCCAAATGGCTCGCAATCTATTGGCTAATTTCAGCAAGCTGACGCGACCCGAGCCCTGGGTTGATCGATGGGGCCGCGTGCGCGGCAATGCGCTTGCGTTTTCGGATCTCGCTCGTGGACGGCTGCATCCTACGCGGATTCTCGATCTCGATTGA
- a CDS encoding sugar transferase — protein MPFRSLQSAENVQSVSDECNTVPGNACSHQADDQSSIVSFPVGGRIKRLTDVIITLFVLPSVLIIILSTALILKCTDPGPILYKQFRLGYRRRAFVCFKLRTMVVDSENVLKALLESDPESRAEWNLNQKLVHDPRVTPFGQFLRRSSIDELPQLLNVLRGDMSLVGPRPIIPSEAARYGDQLGAYFSARPGLTGAWQVSDRDNVSYEMRVAMDAEYVREWRFWTDVLIMLRTLGTVVDGKGCY, from the coding sequence ATGCCGTTCCGATCCCTACAGTCTGCTGAAAATGTTCAATCAGTTTCGGACGAATGCAACACCGTTCCAGGGAACGCTTGTAGTCATCAAGCGGACGATCAGTCATCAATTGTATCGTTCCCCGTAGGAGGGCGAATAAAGAGACTTACTGATGTTATTATTACACTATTTGTTCTTCCGTCTGTGCTTATAATTATCCTTTCGACGGCATTAATATTGAAATGTACTGATCCTGGCCCAATTTTATACAAGCAATTCCGGCTTGGGTACCGGAGGCGCGCATTTGTCTGCTTCAAGCTTAGGACGATGGTCGTCGACTCGGAGAATGTGCTGAAAGCATTGTTGGAGTCGGATCCCGAGAGTCGAGCCGAATGGAACCTCAATCAAAAACTCGTCCACGATCCGCGCGTCACGCCCTTTGGACAGTTCTTGCGACGATCAAGCATCGATGAACTGCCTCAGCTTCTAAACGTCCTTCGCGGCGACATGAGCTTGGTTGGGCCGCGTCCGATCATTCCGTCCGAAGCGGCGCGCTATGGCGATCAACTTGGAGCCTATTTTTCGGCCCGCCCTGGATTAACGGGAGCTTGGCAAGTGAGCGACCGCGATAATGTGAGTTACGAGATGCGCGTCGCCATGGATGCGGAGTATGTGCGCGAATGGCGTTTTTGGACCGATGTTTTGATAATGTTGCGGACCCTCGGCACAGTCGTCGATGGGAAAGGATGCTACTGA
- a CDS encoding SDR family NAD(P)-dependent oxidoreductase — protein MKINGSVALVSGANRVIGYAFVKELLARGASKIYVTARDPSSLSELLKGGDARLVALKLDVTNPAQIAEAAKAASDVTLLINNAGIAGYHGAISAPDLALARQEMEVNYFAPLAMIRAFAPALAASGGGAIVNVLSFLSLVTVPSAGTYSASKAASLAMTLSARAELAAQGTLVVASMPAQTETELGRNLMPEPRLTPQEVAAGSLDAVEAGLDEVFPGELTRNLVSAFEKNRKGFQAHLSTLLPA, from the coding sequence ATGAAAATCAACGGTTCTGTTGCATTGGTGAGCGGCGCAAATCGCGTCATCGGCTACGCTTTCGTCAAGGAACTCCTCGCGCGCGGCGCCTCCAAAATTTATGTAACCGCGCGCGATCCGTCTTCTTTATCCGAGCTGTTGAAAGGCGGCGATGCGCGCCTCGTCGCTTTGAAACTCGACGTGACCAATCCGGCGCAGATCGCGGAGGCCGCCAAGGCCGCATCCGACGTAACGCTTCTGATCAACAACGCCGGGATCGCCGGGTATCATGGTGCGATTTCCGCGCCGGACCTCGCCCTCGCGCGCCAGGAGATGGAGGTCAACTATTTTGCCCCGTTGGCGATGATCCGCGCGTTTGCGCCTGCGCTAGCGGCGTCGGGCGGGGGCGCGATCGTTAATGTGCTGTCCTTCCTATCGCTTGTCACTGTACCGAGCGCAGGCACCTATTCCGCCTCAAAGGCGGCTTCTCTCGCCATGACGCTGAGCGCACGCGCCGAACTCGCAGCTCAAGGCACGCTGGTAGTTGCGTCAATGCCCGCGCAGACCGAGACCGAGTTGGGGCGCAACTTGATGCCCGAACCTCGCTTGACGCCGCAAGAAGTTGCGGCTGGCTCCCTCGACGCCGTCGAGGCTGGATTGGACGAGGTCTTCCCAGGCGAGTTGACGCGCAATCTCGTCAGCGCTTTCGAGAAAAACCGGAAGGGCTTTCAGGCCCATTTGTCGACGCTCTTGCCCGCATGA
- a CDS encoding GNAT family N-acetyltransferase gives MAEPMRAIDVETAARRKPRDGGARAVKPSSRHDAYEVLVDRREADIAARWNHHEHQATTTVFQTSRWLETWYATIGRVQGQPLLLTVADRRTGALAAMLPLILRTDSLSRIIEFADADYNAPALGPAAPIDVPDARLLWSAVCAALPDADFLRLDKMPSMVEGRVNPLALLPQARQSLTNSNVVAIDGGWSDYISTFERTFRKELERSWRVFLRHDGATFRRIEDRAEAMIVFAELERQQSERLVGSGAGYNLDRPEMAEFYRKLVADGIGDGGVVLTALTCRGEVVAALLGVARGATYVMIRICSGSKEWSNCSPGRLVITQTMQMLHAEGYRRFDFSIGDYAYKRRLGVSTRPLFRVATPLSARGLPMSAYECAKRFVKQRPAIYAQVRRLRNL, from the coding sequence ATGGCTGAGCCGATGCGGGCGATTGACGTGGAGACCGCCGCCCGCCGCAAGCCGCGCGATGGCGGGGCGCGAGCGGTCAAGCCGAGTTCGCGCCATGATGCCTATGAGGTTCTGGTCGACCGGAGGGAAGCTGATATCGCGGCTCGGTGGAATCATCACGAGCATCAGGCTACGACGACTGTGTTTCAAACCAGCCGTTGGCTTGAGACTTGGTATGCGACCATCGGACGCGTACAGGGACAACCGCTGCTGCTGACCGTCGCCGACCGCCGCACCGGCGCGCTCGCGGCGATGCTGCCGTTGATTCTGCGCACAGATAGCCTCTCCCGAATAATCGAATTCGCCGATGCCGATTACAATGCCCCGGCGCTTGGACCAGCCGCGCCGATCGATGTCCCCGATGCGCGACTCCTATGGTCAGCGGTGTGCGCGGCGTTGCCTGACGCAGATTTTCTCCGGCTCGACAAAATGCCCTCGATGGTGGAGGGCCGCGTCAATCCTCTCGCCCTGCTGCCGCAGGCGCGGCAATCATTGACGAACAGCAACGTGGTCGCGATCGATGGAGGGTGGAGCGATTACATCTCGACATTTGAACGGACCTTTCGCAAAGAGCTCGAACGCAGTTGGCGCGTTTTTCTCCGGCATGACGGCGCGACGTTCCGCCGGATTGAGGATCGTGCGGAAGCGATGATCGTGTTCGCCGAGCTTGAGCGCCAACAGAGCGAGCGCCTTGTTGGATCTGGCGCCGGCTATAATCTCGACAGACCGGAAATGGCCGAATTTTATCGCAAACTTGTGGCCGACGGGATTGGCGATGGCGGCGTTGTCCTCACGGCGTTGACTTGCCGCGGCGAAGTCGTCGCTGCTTTGCTCGGAGTCGCGCGAGGCGCAACCTATGTGATGATCCGCATCTGCTCCGGCTCAAAAGAATGGTCGAATTGCTCGCCGGGCCGGCTTGTCATCACGCAGACGATGCAGATGCTCCATGCGGAGGGTTACCGGCGCTTCGATTTCTCTATCGGAGACTACGCCTATAAGCGCCGGCTGGGCGTTTCCACGCGGCCGCTTTTCAGGGTCGCCACGCCGCTATCGGCTCGCGGCTTACCGATGTCCGCATATGAGTGCGCAAAGCGGTTCGTGAAGCAGCGACCGGCGATTTACGCCCAAGTTAGGCGACTCCGAAATTTGTAG
- a CDS encoding IS5 family transposase: MERCAQGLRAAQDALQSLHPLEPARRLRPHIRRARWRRSKARAHHDRRHASEGASHSGEPAQKGALPRRIGRTKGGLNSKLHVVCDGAGKPLVMLLSEGQMSDHKGARLMLKALPPASMLIADRGYDSNWFRAALKARGVEPCIPPTRSRKLPIAYDKTLYRQRHKIENMFAKLKDWRRIATRYDRCAHTFFSAICIAAAVLFYLNQ, translated from the coding sequence ATGGAAAGATGCGCCCAAGGATTACGGGCCGCACAAGACGCTTTACAATCGCTTCATCCGCTGGAGCCGGCTCGGCGTCTTCGACCGCATATTCGCCGCGCTCGCTGGCGAAGGTCCAAAGCCCGAGCGCATCATGATCGACGCCACGCATCTGAAGGCGCATCGCACAGCGGCGAGCCTGCTCAAAAAGGGGCTCTTCCCCGCCGTATCGGGCGCACGAAAGGCGGACTGAACTCGAAGCTCCACGTCGTTTGCGACGGCGCCGGCAAGCCCCTCGTCATGTTGCTCTCGGAGGGCCAGATGAGCGACCACAAGGGCGCGCGGCTGATGCTCAAGGCTTTACCGCCCGCTTCAATGTTGATCGCCGACAGGGGCTACGACAGCAACTGGTTCCGCGCCGCGCTGAAGGCCAGGGGCGTCGAGCCCTGCATCCCGCCAACCAGAAGCCGCAAGCTTCCCATTGCCTATGACAAGACGCTCTACCGCCAGCGTCACAAAATCGAGAACATGTTCGCCAAGCTCAAGGACTGGCGGCGCATCGCAACCCGCTATGATCGATGCGCCCACACCTTCTTCTCCGCCATCTGCATCGCAGCCGCCGTCCTCTTCTATCTCAATCAATGA
- a CDS encoding DUF5335 domain-containing protein, whose amino-acid sequence MMTVRKLEKTDWRPYFDHLSKTLKGAEAEIEVASLKLGDQVESTWLPLFGLVYDPKDDLVEVALDGLDHMILKPRDIYVDDGAGSLASVEVIDGEGNRQIITLRQPLAVPSARS is encoded by the coding sequence ATGATGACCGTCAGAAAGCTTGAAAAGACCGATTGGCGTCCGTATTTCGACCATTTGTCAAAGACGCTGAAAGGAGCGGAGGCGGAAATTGAAGTCGCCTCGCTCAAACTCGGCGATCAGGTGGAGAGCACATGGCTGCCGCTGTTTGGCTTGGTCTACGATCCGAAGGACGATTTGGTCGAGGTTGCTCTGGATGGACTCGACCATATGATCCTCAAGCCGCGCGATATCTATGTCGACGATGGAGCTGGGTCGCTGGCGAGCGTCGAAGTTATCGATGGCGAGGGCAACCGGCAGATCATCACTTTGAGACAGCCGTTGGCTGTGCCGTCCGCTCGATCATGA
- a CDS encoding class I SAM-dependent methyltransferase, whose product MTSGALNSITERTCRSCGGNRLETFLDLGETPLADRLLTEADLDKPELIFPLRVAFCRDCSLVQITETVNPEILFGDSYPYYSSFSPALLKHSRENALDLIARRGLGSTSFIIELASNDGYLLKNYVEAGIGVLGIDPADGPAAAAEKIGVPTRCAFFTQQLAEELSAEGVRADVIHANNVLAHVADTNGFVAALARLLKDDGVAVIEAPYIEPLTEHCEFDTIYHEHLCYFSVTALDKLFRRHGLYLNEIKHLSIHGGSLRLYVEPKERVGASVKDQLVHETARGIDAIDYFRDFSTKVDVLKRDLSALLRRLKSEGASIAAYAAAAKGATLINTAGIGLDLIDFVVDRNVHKQGKYMPGQRLPIRATEALLEAQPDYVLLLAWNFAEEILEQQREYRARGGQFIIPVPTPRLA is encoded by the coding sequence ATGACATCGGGAGCGCTGAATTCAATCACCGAGCGAACCTGCCGGTCTTGTGGCGGGAACCGTCTTGAGACATTTCTGGATCTCGGCGAGACGCCCCTGGCCGATCGCTTGCTGACCGAGGCGGATCTCGACAAACCCGAGTTGATCTTTCCGCTTCGCGTCGCATTTTGTCGGGACTGCAGCTTGGTGCAGATCACCGAGACCGTAAATCCTGAAATTCTATTTGGGGATTCCTATCCATATTATTCCTCGTTCTCGCCTGCGCTTCTGAAGCATTCGCGCGAGAACGCGCTTGATCTTATTGCCCGTCGCGGCCTCGGCTCAACAAGCTTCATTATCGAGCTGGCGAGCAATGACGGCTACCTGCTGAAGAACTATGTCGAGGCGGGCATCGGCGTGTTGGGAATTGATCCGGCGGATGGCCCCGCCGCCGCCGCCGAGAAGATCGGCGTGCCGACGCGCTGCGCCTTTTTTACCCAGCAACTCGCCGAGGAGCTTAGCGCGGAGGGAGTAAGGGCCGACGTCATTCACGCCAATAATGTGCTCGCTCATGTCGCCGACACCAATGGCTTTGTCGCGGCGCTCGCGCGATTGCTGAAGGATGATGGCGTGGCCGTGATTGAGGCGCCCTACATCGAGCCCCTGACGGAACATTGCGAGTTCGACACAATCTACCACGAGCATCTTTGTTATTTCTCAGTCACGGCGCTCGACAAATTATTCCGCCGGCACGGTCTCTATCTGAATGAGATCAAGCATCTTTCGATCCATGGTGGATCGTTGCGCCTTTATGTCGAACCGAAAGAGCGGGTAGGCGCCAGCGTCAAGGATCAGCTTGTGCATGAGACCGCGCGGGGAATCGATGCGATCGATTATTTTCGCGATTTCTCGACTAAGGTCGATGTGCTGAAGCGGGATCTTTCCGCGCTCTTGCGCCGTTTGAAGTCCGAAGGAGCCTCGATCGCCGCCTATGCAGCTGCAGCTAAGGGAGCAACGCTCATCAATACGGCCGGAATCGGATTAGACCTCATCGACTTTGTCGTCGACCGCAACGTCCACAAGCAAGGCAAATATATGCCAGGCCAACGCCTGCCGATCCGCGCCACAGAAGCGCTTCTTGAGGCTCAACCCGATTATGTGCTCCTGCTCGCCTGGAACTTCGCCGAGGAAATTCTTGAACAGCAAAGAGAGTATCGCGCGCGCGGAGGACAATTCATCATTCCCGTTCCCACCCCGCGCTTAGCGTAA
- a CDS encoding NADH:flavin oxidoreductase/NADH oxidase, producing the protein MPHLFSELRLRDIVLSNRIGVSPMCQYSCVDGLATDWHFVHLATRAVGGAALVFTEAAAITPEGRISPHDLGAWSEAHFEPLERIARFVSGQGSVPGIQLAHAGRKGSTYRPWSGHGAVAEADGGWRPVGPSALSFSDSYATPRELAGDEIATLQKAFATATERAFAAGFRVIEIHAAHGYLLHEFLSPLSNNRTDAYGGSFENRTRFLREIVAAVRKVLPERCPVFVRISATDWVKGGWDVDQSVELARHLKTLGVDLIDCSSGGNVERAEIPVGSGYQTPFAERIRREAEIATAAVGMITSAAQADHIIRTGQADFALLARELLREPYWPLRAALELGHKMPWPAQYLRAAPHGAPERAPHEID; encoded by the coding sequence TTGCCGCATCTATTCAGCGAACTGCGATTGCGCGATATCGTCCTTTCGAACCGCATCGGCGTTTCGCCGATGTGCCAATATTCCTGCGTCGACGGTCTTGCGACCGATTGGCATTTCGTACACCTTGCGACCCGCGCTGTGGGCGGAGCGGCGCTCGTTTTCACCGAGGCGGCGGCCATCACGCCTGAAGGACGGATTTCGCCGCACGATCTCGGGGCGTGGAGCGAGGCGCATTTCGAGCCGCTGGAGCGCATTGCGCGCTTCGTCAGCGGGCAAGGCTCGGTCCCAGGCATCCAGCTGGCGCACGCTGGCCGAAAGGGCAGCACATATCGGCCGTGGTCCGGCCATGGCGCCGTCGCTGAAGCGGATGGCGGCTGGCGCCCCGTGGGGCCAAGCGCGCTGTCTTTCAGCGATAGCTACGCAACGCCTCGCGAACTCGCCGGCGACGAGATCGCGACATTGCAGAAAGCGTTTGCGACAGCGACCGAACGCGCCTTCGCCGCCGGTTTCCGGGTCATCGAGATCCACGCGGCTCACGGTTATCTTCTGCATGAGTTCCTGTCGCCCCTGAGCAATAATCGCACGGACGCTTACGGCGGTTCGTTCGAAAACCGGACGCGATTCCTGCGCGAGATCGTCGCCGCCGTGCGCAAGGTTTTGCCGGAGCGCTGCCCGGTGTTCGTGCGAATCTCGGCGACCGACTGGGTGAAAGGCGGATGGGACGTCGATCAATCGGTGGAGCTTGCGCGCCACCTGAAGACGCTCGGCGTCGATCTGATCGACTGCTCGTCGGGCGGCAATGTGGAGCGAGCGGAGATCCCCGTCGGCTCAGGCTATCAGACGCCGTTCGCAGAGCGCATCCGACGCGAGGCGGAGATCGCCACCGCGGCCGTCGGCATGATCACCTCTGCAGCGCAGGCCGACCACATCATTCGCACCGGTCAGGCCGATTTCGCGCTGCTCGCGCGCGAGCTGTTGCGCGAACCCTATTGGCCGTTGCGCGCCGCTCTCGAACTTGGACATAAGATGCCCTGGCCGGCGCAATATCTGCGGGCGGCCCCCCATGGCGCGCCCGAACGAGCGCCACATGAGATAGATTGA